The DNA sequence CGCGGTAGGGACCGGGTTCGGAGAGGTCCAGCGTCGCGCTCCAGGTCCCGTCGGCGCCCCTGGTCGGGTGCAGATGCTGGAAGCTGCCGAGGTCGCGCGCGACGACGATCAGGTGCAACTCCTTCTCGTGGGCGAGTCGGTAGTGCTGCACTGCTTGGCCGTCCGGGCCGGTGATGGCGAACCGGAACGGCTGCCTGCTGCCGCTGGCATAGCTGACCCGCTCCGGCACCAGGGTGTAGCCCTGCTCGGAGACGGCAAGCCCGGGCAGCGTCTGAGACTTCTGGGACGGGTCGGCGGACTCATCGTGGCCATCCATCCCGCCCGCCTGATGACCGGGCACGGCCCGATCGCCGGAGACTGGTCGGACAGCGTGACCGACGGCGAAGGCCAGCCCGAAGAGGAGGGCGAGCCCCACCGCAAAGCTGCCCAGCTTGATCGCGACGTTGGTCATGCCCGCAGTATATACACATACCCCATAGGGGTATCAAGCGATGAGCCACAGGACGGCACCGGGCGCTCGATCAGCGTTCGCGGGCCACCAGCCGATGGACGATGTAGCTCGCCACCTCGCCCGGGCTGGCCCCACGGGCAAAGATCCGGTCCACCCCCAGCTCGCTCGCCATCGACTCGTCGAAGCGCGGACCTCCGACGATCAGCAGTGGGCGACGATCCGGCGGGTAGGCCTCGTTGAACGCCGCCGCCGCCTCCAAAGTGTTGTGCAGGTGGGCATCGCGCTGGGTGACGACCTGGCTGATCAACACCGCGTCAGCCTTCTCCGCCCGGGCCCGCCGGACCAGGCTGGGGACGCTGACCTGCGCACCCATGTTGATCACCTTGATCTCGCGGTAGTACTCCAGCCCCTTCTCCCCCGCGTAACCCTTGAGGTTGAGGATGGCGTCGATGCCGACGGTATGGGCATCGGTGCCGATGCAGGCACCCACCACCACCAGCCGGCGACGCAGCTTGCGCCGGATGGCCAGGTTGGCCTCCTTGGGCGACAGCAGCGGGAAGTCGCGCTCGACCACGACCACCTGGTCGGTGTCGACGAGATGGGTGACGGACCCGTACACGATGAAGAAGGTGTGCGACTCCCCCATCTGCTGCGCGTGCACCACCATGGCCGGGGACAGGCCCATCTTGCCGGCCAGTTGCAGTGCCGCGCCCTCGGCGCGCTTGTCGTGCGGGACGGGCAGGGTGAAGGACAGCTGCACCATCCCGTCTCCGGTCGCGTCCCCGTACGGCCTGATGATCGCCATCAGTGCACCTCCCCGCTGGGCGCGGCAAGGCCTGCCTCGAGCAGCTCGGCGGCGGGGTTGAAGTAGTCGTCCGCCTTGGCCGCCACCCCGTCCAGACCACGACCGCCGTCGGCGGGACGCCGCATGAGCCCGAAGGTGCCGTCGGCGATGGCGTTGAGCATGCCGTCGTCACAGATCCGCTCCAGCAGGTCCACGCTCTCCGCCAGCACCTGCCGCGCCCGGGTGGCGATGAACCCGTCCGGCGCAGGGTGGAAGTCCTCGCCCAGGTTGCCGGCCGCGTTCATCACGTACCGCACGTTCGCCAGGGCCAGGTCGCGGTCGCTCAGCCACGGGGTCACCACGGCCTCGGTCATCATGCCGACCAGCAGAATGCCCTGCCCGGTGAGGGCGCCGACCAGGTTGAAGAAGGCATCGAGCAGATAGCCGCGGAAGATGTCGCCGGTCATGTGCCGGGTCGGCGGCATCCACTTCAGCGGAGCGTCCGGGAACAGGGAACGCGCCAGCAGCGCGTGGGCGAGCTCGAGCCGGAAGCTGTCCGGCAGGTCGGGGTTGATCTCGAAGGCGTGGCCCAGACCCAGCTGCCAGTCCTCGAGGCCCGCCTCTTTGGCGAAATACTCGTTCATCAGCTGGCTGACGGTGACCGTGTGGGCCGCCTCGACCGCGTCGGCGGTGGTCAGGTAGTTGTCCTCGCCGGTGTTGATGATGATGCCGGCGCGGGCATGGATCTGCCTGGAGAACCGCTGGTCGACGAAGGTCCGGATCGGGTTGATGTCGCGGAACAGGATGCCGTACATCGAGTCGTTCAACATCATGTCCAGCCGCTCCAGACCGGCCAGAGTGGCGATCTCGGGCATGCAGAGACCCGAGGCGTAGTTGGTCAGCCGGACGTAGCGGCCCAGCTGGGCGGAGGTCTCGTCCAACGCCGCTCGCATCAACCGGAAGTTCTCACTGGTGGCGTACGTCCCGGCGAAACCCTCCCGAGTGGCCCCTTCCGGGACGAAGTCCAGCAGGGACTGGCCGGTCGAGCGGATCACGGCGATCACATCGGCGCCCGAGCGCGCGGCGGCCTGGGCCTGCGGGATGTCCTCGAAGATGTCCCCGGTCGCCACGATCAGGTAGATCCACGGCCGGCCGGGGGCCTCTCCCCACCTCTTGATCAACTTCGTCCGCAGCCGACGGTTGGCGTCGACACGGGCGAGCCCGGCCTTCGCCGAGGCCCGGCTGCGGGAACGGGCGGCGACGGCTGCCCGGCCGGTCGGCAGGTCGAAGCGGACATCACCGCTGGCGGCCTTCTGCGCCAAGCCGAGGAGGTCGAGTCCGGTGCTGCTCATGGCATGCCAGACGGGCAGCGCCGCACCATGCTCGAGCCCGACATCCCCTCGGACGGCGTCGAGCAGCCGGTTGACCCAGGGGGTGCCCTCCTCGTCGGCGCCCTGCAGACCGGCGAGCCGAAGCAGGGCCCGCTCTACCGACACCGTCGTATGCGCCCGGGCCAGCTCGACGATCGGTTCGCCGGCTCGCGCCGCCAACCGGCGTGCCTTGCGTACGGTCTGAGCGGGCAGCTTCAGCTGGTGCATGGGCGAGCTCATTGAGCATCCTCCGAGTAGATGAACCGGCCCGCAGCCAAGGTGGCGACGCACCGCGGCAGCGGGTGCTGGTCGGTCAGCTCCGGTAGCCCGGACGGGTCCAGGCTCAGCGGCTCCCCGTCGGGTGAATCCCAGACCGCCAGCTGCGCTGGGGCCCCGACCACCATGGCCCCGGAGACGTCATCGCCGGCCGCCCGGTGTCCACCGATGGTGGCGGCCTCGAAGGCCTCGGTCACGGTGAGCCGTTCGTCCTGCTGCCAGTGCTGGGTGGCATCGCGGATCGTGGCCCAGCCTGCGATGGGCGTGACCGGTGAGTCGGAGCCGAGCGCGAGGCGGACTCCCCGCCGGTGCAGGGTGCCCAGGCGGTTCATCTGTCGATACCGCGGACCGAGGCGCTGCTCGTAGAGTTCGCCCGGGCCTCCCCAGGCTGCGTCGAAGCCGGGCTGCATGCTGGCGACCACGCCGAGCTCGGCCAGGGTCGCCATGTCCTGCTCGGCGATCATCTCGAGGTGCTCGAGCCTGTGCCGCGCACCGACCAGTGCCGGCGCGCCGACCACGACAGCGGCCTGGCGCAGCCCCTCGACGGTGGCCGCGACGGCCTGGTCGCCGATGCAGTGGAAGCCGGCCTGCAGGCCGGCACGGGTGCAGGACGCCACGTGGTCGGCGATCTGGTCGACGTCCAGGTAGCGGTAGCCGCGCCCGCCGCCGGGCAGCTCGGGATCGGCGTCAGCGTAGGGCTCCAGCAAGGCGGCGGTGTGTGACCCGATGGCGCCGTCGACACACAGGTCACCGGCCAGGCCCGCGGCACCGGCACTGGTGGCCCGCTCGATCGACTCCGGCCCTGCCAGCTCACCCCAGTAGGTGACGACCCCGATGCCGACCTCGGCCCCCACCTCGCTGACCCTGGTCAGGTCCTGCAGCGGACCCAGATGCGGACCGCCCAGCTCGTGGACGGAGGCGATACCCTCACGTGCCGCCCACTGCAGCGCGCGACGCGCGTCCGTACGGCGCTCCTCGTCGGTGAACAGGGCGTCCATCGTCACCCGGCACAGATGATGGGCGTCGCGGGTCAGCCAGCCCTCCGCCGTGAAGCCGGCGGCCAGCGCCACGTCCGGCAGTCGATCGAGCAGAGCCGAGGAGGCGACCGCGGAGTGGACATCGACTCGGGCCAGATAGACCGCCACCGCGCCGGCCGCCCGGTCGAGCTCGGATCGCAGCGGCGGTCGCGGGTCGGGCCAGGAGCGTTCGTCCCAGCCCTGACCGACGATCACCCGGCGATCGGGGTTGGCCGCGGCGTATCCCGCGACGGCGTCGAGAACGTCCTCCACCCGGCGTGCCGCGCTGAGGTCGAGACCGGCCAGCTTCTGTCCGGTCTGCACAGTGTGCAGGTGCGCGTCAACGAAAGCGGGCGTCAACAGTCGGCCAGCAAGATCAACATGCTGCGCCGGGTCGGCCTCAGCTGGGCTGCCGAGCCAACTCTGGGCGCCGTCGTCATCGCCGAGATAGGCGATGCGTCCGCCTTGCACCACTACCGCGGTGCAGGGCTCTGCGCCCGGACGATAAATGACACCGCCGGTGAACACCGTGCAGGCGGTCATCGTGGGTACGCCGTCATCACAGGCACTCGATCCTCTCGGGCACTCGATCTTCCGGGGCACGGGCTGGGCAGGACATCACAGCTCAGTGTCCCAGCCGGCGAGCGAACAACTGCCGAACCCCGGCCGTGCGCCGATAGAGGTCGAGCGCCAGGTCGCTGTGCCCCGGCAGGTAACCGTTGCCGATGATCATGGTGATGTCGCAGGCCAGGCCTTCGGCACCCAGCGCCGCGGCCGCGAACTGGGTGGCCATCGAGAAGAAGATCACCGTGCCGCCCTGGGCCGTGCTCAGCACGGCGCCGCCTTCACAACCAGCCACATCGACACAGACGACGGTGACCTGCGCCGGCCCGCCGGCCGCGGTCACCGCCGACAGCAGCGCCACCGGGTCGCGGGCGTCACAGGACACCACCCGGTCGGCCAAGCCGGCCCGCTCCAATGCCTGCAGCTCGTCGGCGTCGTAGACGACGCCGATGGTGGTGGCGCCGAGGTCCGCGGCCGACGCCAGCGCCAGCGAGCCGCTCTTGCCGGCCGCGCCGATGACGGCGACCACCGTCGGGCCGCCCCGCTGCTGATAGTCCTGCACGACGCGTCGGGTGAGCGCCGGGGCGCCACAGACGTCGAACACCGCCAGCGCCTGCTCGGCAGGCAGATCGTCCGGCAGCCTGGCGGCGATCGACCGGGCGAACAGGATCGCCCGCCCGGAGCACGGCACCTGTTCGCTCAGCCCATCCCAACGGGTCAGCCCGTCGGTCACCTGCAGCGGGGTCAGGGTCAGCGACACCAGCGTCGCCACCCGCTGGCCCGCTCCGAGACCGAGCGGGGACTGCGGGCCGGCGTACTCCACGGTGCCGATGAGCATCCCGCCCGACCCGGTGACCGGATTGTGCATCTTGCCCCGACTGGTGATGATCTCCAGTACGTGGGCCCGGATCCGGTCCGGGTCGCCGTCGCAGAACTCGGAGATCTGCCGAAAGCTGGCCGCGTCCAGGTTCAGCCGCTCGACGGCAATAGCCACCTCGTCCGCCGCCGGCGGGGACTCGGCGTCCAGGCGCAGTGCGCTCTGTGGCAGCGAGCCGATCGGTTCCAGGACGCGGTTGAGCCCGATCCCGGCCATGCCGGAAGGCTGTGGTGCTGCCACGACTCTCCTCCGCATCAGCCAATCTTGGCGTGATAATACGCATCTGCGGGATATTCTTGCGTACAGTCATTACAGCACAGTGGATCTTCTCGGCGCGATCGACGATCGAGGCCGCCGCAACTGCACTCCGGGAGCCAGCCATGACCTCGATACTCGAGCCCATCACCGCCGGGCAGCCGTATGCCTACCGACGCGCCGAGCTGGTCGAGCCGGACTGGACCAGGCTGCCTGGCTGGCGAGACGTCACCACCGCGGAGTGGGAGGACGTCCAGTGGCAACGCGCCCATTGCGTCAAGACCGTCGGCCAGCTCCGCGCCGTCCTCGGCGACCTGGTTGACGACAGCTTCTTCGCCGACCTCGAGCGTGACCAGGCCGAACGGGCCACCATGTCGATGCTGGTACCACCGCAGATGGTCAACACCATGGTCCCGCACGCGGTGCCCGACACGGAGGCGTTGCTGGCGGACCCGGTGCGTCGCTACATGCTCCCGGTCTTCTCCGACCGGCGAACCGACTGGCCGTCGCATCCCCACTCCAGCCGCGACTCCCTGCACGAGCACGACATGTGGGCCACCGAGGGCCTGACCCACCGTTACCCCACCAAGGTGCTGGCCGAGGTGCTGCCGACCTGCCCGCAGTACTGCGGCCACTGCACCCGGATGGACCTGGTCGGCAACTCCACCGCGCAGGTGTCCAAGCTCAAGTTCCTCGGCCGGCCCAACGACCGGCTCGATGCCATGCTCGCCTATCTGCGCCGGACCCCAGCCGTCCGCGACGTGGTGGTCTCCGGTGGCGACGTGGCGAACATGCCGTGGCCCCGGCTCGAGGCGTTCGTCGCTGCTCTGCTCGAGATCGAGAACATCCGTGACATTCGGTTGGCGACGAAGGCGCTGATGGGGTTGCCGCAGCACTGGTTGGGCGACGATCTCCGAGCCGGGATGGAACGGCTGGCCCGGACGGCGCGAGACCGGGGCGTGATGCTGGCCATCCACACCCACGTCAACGCGGCCCAGTCGGTCACGCCGCTGGTGGCACGGGCCAGCCGGGCGATGCTGGATGCCGGCGTGCGTGACATCCGCAACCAGGGGGTGCTGATGCGCGGCGTGAACGACTCGTCCGAGCAGCTGCTCGACCTGTGCTTC is a window from the Microlunatus panaciterrae genome containing:
- a CDS encoding OAM dimerization domain-containing protein, with product MAIIRPYGDATGDGMVQLSFTLPVPHDKRAEGAALQLAGKMGLSPAMVVHAQQMGESHTFFIVYGSVTHLVDTDQVVVVERDFPLLSPKEANLAIRRKLRRRLVVVGACIGTDAHTVGIDAILNLKGYAGEKGLEYYREIKVINMGAQVSVPSLVRRARAEKADAVLISQVVTQRDAHLHNTLEAAAAFNEAYPPDRRPLLIVGGPRFDESMASELGVDRIFARGASPGEVASYIVHRLVARER
- a CDS encoding lysine 5,6-aminomutase subunit alpha → MSSPMHQLKLPAQTVRKARRLAARAGEPIVELARAHTTVSVERALLRLAGLQGADEEGTPWVNRLLDAVRGDVGLEHGAALPVWHAMSSTGLDLLGLAQKAASGDVRFDLPTGRAAVAARSRSRASAKAGLARVDANRRLRTKLIKRWGEAPGRPWIYLIVATGDIFEDIPQAQAAARSGADVIAVIRSTGQSLLDFVPEGATREGFAGTYATSENFRLMRAALDETSAQLGRYVRLTNYASGLCMPEIATLAGLERLDMMLNDSMYGILFRDINPIRTFVDQRFSRQIHARAGIIINTGEDNYLTTADAVEAAHTVTVSQLMNEYFAKEAGLEDWQLGLGHAFEINPDLPDSFRLELAHALLARSLFPDAPLKWMPPTRHMTGDIFRGYLLDAFFNLVGALTGQGILLVGMMTEAVVTPWLSDRDLALANVRYVMNAAGNLGEDFHPAPDGFIATRARQVLAESVDLLERICDDGMLNAIADGTFGLMRRPADGGRGLDGVAAKADDYFNPAAELLEAGLAAPSGEVH
- a CDS encoding amidohydrolase, which encodes MTACTVFTGGVIYRPGAEPCTAVVVQGGRIAYLGDDDGAQSWLGSPAEADPAQHVDLAGRLLTPAFVDAHLHTVQTGQKLAGLDLSAARRVEDVLDAVAGYAAANPDRRVIVGQGWDERSWPDPRPPLRSELDRAAGAVAVYLARVDVHSAVASSALLDRLPDVALAAGFTAEGWLTRDAHHLCRVTMDALFTDEERRTDARRALQWAAREGIASVHELGGPHLGPLQDLTRVSEVGAEVGIGVVTYWGELAGPESIERATSAGAAGLAGDLCVDGAIGSHTAALLEPYADADPELPGGGRGYRYLDVDQIADHVASCTRAGLQAGFHCIGDQAVAATVEGLRQAAVVVGAPALVGARHRLEHLEMIAEQDMATLAELGVVASMQPGFDAAWGGPGELYEQRLGPRYRQMNRLGTLHRRGVRLALGSDSPVTPIAGWATIRDATQHWQQDERLTVTEAFEAATIGGHRAAGDDVSGAMVVGAPAQLAVWDSPDGEPLSLDPSGLPELTDQHPLPRCVATLAAGRFIYSEDAQ
- a CDS encoding L-erythro-3,5-diaminohexanoate dehydrogenase — protein: MAAPQPSGMAGIGLNRVLEPIGSLPQSALRLDAESPPAADEVAIAVERLNLDAASFRQISEFCDGDPDRIRAHVLEIITSRGKMHNPVTGSGGMLIGTVEYAGPQSPLGLGAGQRVATLVSLTLTPLQVTDGLTRWDGLSEQVPCSGRAILFARSIAARLPDDLPAEQALAVFDVCGAPALTRRVVQDYQQRGGPTVVAVIGAAGKSGSLALASAADLGATTIGVVYDADELQALERAGLADRVVSCDARDPVALLSAVTAAGGPAQVTVVCVDVAGCEGGAVLSTAQGGTVIFFSMATQFAAAALGAEGLACDITMIIGNGYLPGHSDLALDLYRRTAGVRQLFARRLGH
- a CDS encoding KamA family radical SAM protein is translated as MTSILEPITAGQPYAYRRAELVEPDWTRLPGWRDVTTAEWEDVQWQRAHCVKTVGQLRAVLGDLVDDSFFADLERDQAERATMSMLVPPQMVNTMVPHAVPDTEALLADPVRRYMLPVFSDRRTDWPSHPHSSRDSLHEHDMWATEGLTHRYPTKVLAEVLPTCPQYCGHCTRMDLVGNSTAQVSKLKFLGRPNDRLDAMLAYLRRTPAVRDVVVSGGDVANMPWPRLEAFVAALLEIENIRDIRLATKALMGLPQHWLGDDLRAGMERLARTARDRGVMLAIHTHVNAAQSVTPLVARASRAMLDAGVRDIRNQGVLMRGVNDSSEQLLDLCFALLDGANITPYYFYLCDMIPFAEHWRLSVAEAQQLQHAILGYLPGFATPRIVCDVPFVGKRWVHQLSEYDRARGISYWHKNYRTGLEVSDPDALTRAYEYYDPIYTLPAEGQQWWAAHTDVDLDAELRRANASRDAASRQAG